Below is a window of Aeromonas veronii DNA.
TGTTTCTGGGAATGAACAAGCTGATCACACCGGATCACCGGGAGCTGGTGGAGAAGGATGACGTCACCATGACCGATTTCATCCGCCTCAAGCCCCAGGAGACCCTGCAAGAGAAACAGCGGGAGCTGCCCAAACCGCCGCCGCCCAAGCGTCCGCCGCCCCCTCCCGAGATGGAAGTGGCCAGCACCGATCGGCCGAAGATGGATAGCGCACCGATGGACATGCCCAAGCTCGACATCCCGGTCAACATCGGTGGTGGCAACGCGCTGGGTGCCTACAGCACCGGCGGCGGTGGCGGCGGAGTCGGTGGCAACAACGGTGCCATTCCGCTGGCGACCTTCGAACCCATGATGCCCCGCAAGGCGGCACTGGCGGGGCTGGCCTCCGGCAAGGTGCTGGTGGAGTTCACTGTCACTGATCGCGGTACTGTCAGCAACGTGCGGATCGTCAAGGAAGAGCCGCGCAGCTATGACCTCGGCAAAGAGGCGCGCAAAACCATCGCCAAGTGGACGTTTAAACCGGCCATGGTGGATGGCAAGCCGCAGGCGAGCCGGATGCAGCAAGAAATCGAGTTTGCGGTCAACTAAGGAAGGTGGCGATGAACAAGTTACACAAGATGATCCTCGCCCCGGTCGCCATGGCGGTGCTGCTCAGCACCGCCAGTTGGGCCGCCGAGCAGCCGACCCTGTCGGATCGGGCCTATCGGGCGGTCAACAAGGCGCAGGAGCTGATCACCGAGAAGAAATACGGTGAGGCCAATGCCAAGTTGCAAGATGCACTCTCCGGCGCGGGCGAGCGGGTCTACGACAAGGGGGTCATATTGCAGACCCTCGGTTTCGTAGCCGCCCAGCAGGAGAAATACGGCCAGGCGACCAAGTACTTTGCCGATGCCATCGCGACAGGCGGCCTGCCGCCACCGGTGGCCCAGCAGGTGCGCTACAACCTGGCCCAGCTCTATATGGCTGAGGGTAATTATCAGGGCTCGATCAAGACCATGAAGGAGTGGTTTGCCAACCAGGGCAAGGATGACAAGCCCAACTCCCATGCCTATATCACCCTGGCCAACGCCCACGTGCAGCTCAAACAGTACCGTGACGCGATCCCGGCGGTGGATCAGGCGATCAAGCTCTCGGCAGGTAAAGCGCCGGAGTCCTGGTATCTGTTGAAGATGGGCGCCCACTACGAGCTGAAACAGTACAAACCGGCGACCGAGGTGCTGACTTCTCTGGTCAACATGTTCCCGGAGAAGAAGAAGTACTGGACCCAGCTCTCGGCCATGCATATGCAGGCGGGTAACGATGGCAAGGCACTGGCGGCGCTGGAGTCGGCCTACAACCTCGGCATGTTGACCGAGGCCGCCGAGCTGCAGCGGTTGGCCAACTATCTCGCCTTCACCGGCATTCCCCATCGCGCGGCACGGGTGATGGAGAAGGGGATGAAGGAGGGGGTGATTGAGCAGAGTGCCAGCAACTACAAGACCCTGGCCAACTACTGGCATCAGGCCAAGGAGCTGGATCCGGCTATCGACACCCTGGCCAAATCTTACCAGCTGGCTCCGAATGCCGAATTGCAGCTGAAAATGGCGCGCATGATGATCCAGAGCAAGCGCTATCAGGATTTGGTGGCACTAGCGGCCAAACCGGCAGCCAATGCGAATGGTGAGCAGCGTGCGGATCTCAAGTTCCTGACCGGGGTCGCCTATTTTGAGCAACAAAAGCCGAAGGAGGCCCTCAACGCCTTCACCCAGGCGGCTCAGAATGGCAACGTCAGCGGCCGGGCATCCCCGTGGATCAGCTTCCTCAAGGAGCAGAGTGGCACAGGGGCGGCGGCCGTCCAGTAATTCCAATGACAACACCTGTAGTCCCTTTTATGGTTGCCTGGTGGCTCCATTAACCGCTCTTCGGAGCGGTTTTTTTTTATGGCGATGGCCGCCAGCACCTGTTAGTGGCCGATGCGCTGTTTTGCCCCATTTCATGCCGATCAGGTGCCACTACCGGTATTGGTTTATCTTCCCGGAGGTGGCAAACGTTTTCCTCTCTGCTGCAACCGTGACACCTGGTGACGCTACGCCGTGCTTGATGGGTGGCGCGGGTGGCCTGCTGGCTGTGGGGCCGTGCTGTTCATCTTTCTCTCAGCTGCGACTTGCTAAGGTAGCTTTTGCCCTGTTGATAGGCGTTACGCCGAAAACGGCCACTTTTAACAAGAAAAGCAACATATCGAAGTTGAAATTTTGGCCGACTCAGGAAAGAATGCGCGCTCGGTTATTGGCGTCGTGGGACAGGTTGACCCGCCACCGGCAGACCGAGGATGAGACGGCCCCCGGCCCATTTGGTACAGGAAACCACACAGGAATTTTATGAATCCCCTTCGCATTGCCGCTTCGGCCCTTTTATGCACACTTGCGCTGGTCAGCCAGCAGGCTGCCGCCGTCGAGTACCGTCTGCCTGCGGCCAACAGCCGCCTGATCGGTGAAAACCAGGAATACGTGGTGCCTGCGGACAACCGTCCGCTGGAGCAGATCGCTGCTGATTTCCAGCTGGGTCTGACCAACATCATGGAAGCCAACCCGGGTGTAGATCCCTATCTGCCCACCGCGGGTAGCACCCTGATCATCCCCCACCAGCTGATCCTGCCCAACGCTCCCCGCGAAGGGATCGTCATCAACGTCGCCGAGATGCGTCTCTACTACTACCCGAAAGGCAAGAACGTGGTGGAAGTACTGCCCATAGGTATCGGTCAGCTGGGTGCCGATACCCCGGAAAACTGGATCACCAAGGTCGAGCGCAAGCGCGCCAACCCGACTTGGACCCCGACTGAAAACATCCGTCGCCGCTACGCCGCCCAGGGCAAGACCCTGCCTGCGGTCTGGCCGGCCGGCCCTGACAACCCCATGGGTCTGCACGCGCTCTACATCGGCAACCTCTATGCCATTCACGGCACCAACGCTACGTTCGGCATCGGTCTGCGGGTGAGCAGCGGTTGCGTGCGTCTGCGCGCTGACGATATCAAGTATCTGTTCGACAACGTGCCGGTCGGCACCCGCGTCCAGTTCGTCAATCAGCCGGTCAAGACCACGGTCGAGCCGGATGGCGGTCGCTACATGGAAGTACACGAGCCGCTGTCACGCAACGAAGAGGAGTTCAACTCCACTGCCTCAGCGCCGCTCCCGATGACTCCGGCCATCACCCGCTTTATCGCCCACGTCGAGTCTGACTCCAACGTGGTCAAGCAGGTGCTGGAACAGCGTACTGGTA
It encodes the following:
- a CDS encoding energy transducer TonB yields the protein MRYLISLAVSCVVVFFLFLGMNKLITPDHRELVEKDDVTMTDFIRLKPQETLQEKQRELPKPPPPKRPPPPPEMEVASTDRPKMDSAPMDMPKLDIPVNIGGGNALGAYSTGGGGGGVGGNNGAIPLATFEPMMPRKAALAGLASGKVLVEFTVTDRGTVSNVRIVKEEPRSYDLGKEARKTIAKWTFKPAMVDGKPQASRMQQEIEFAVN
- a CDS encoding tetratricopeptide repeat protein, which codes for MNKLHKMILAPVAMAVLLSTASWAAEQPTLSDRAYRAVNKAQELITEKKYGEANAKLQDALSGAGERVYDKGVILQTLGFVAAQQEKYGQATKYFADAIATGGLPPPVAQQVRYNLAQLYMAEGNYQGSIKTMKEWFANQGKDDKPNSHAYITLANAHVQLKQYRDAIPAVDQAIKLSAGKAPESWYLLKMGAHYELKQYKPATEVLTSLVNMFPEKKKYWTQLSAMHMQAGNDGKALAALESAYNLGMLTEAAELQRLANYLAFTGIPHRAARVMEKGMKEGVIEQSASNYKTLANYWHQAKELDPAIDTLAKSYQLAPNAELQLKMARMMIQSKRYQDLVALAAKPAANANGEQRADLKFLTGVAYFEQQKPKEALNAFTQAAQNGNVSGRASPWISFLKEQSGTGAAAVQ
- a CDS encoding L,D-transpeptidase family protein, with amino-acid sequence MNPLRIAASALLCTLALVSQQAAAVEYRLPAANSRLIGENQEYVVPADNRPLEQIAADFQLGLTNIMEANPGVDPYLPTAGSTLIIPHQLILPNAPREGIVINVAEMRLYYYPKGKNVVEVLPIGIGQLGADTPENWITKVERKRANPTWTPTENIRRRYAAQGKTLPAVWPAGPDNPMGLHALYIGNLYAIHGTNATFGIGLRVSSGCVRLRADDIKYLFDNVPVGTRVQFVNQPVKTTVEPDGGRYMEVHEPLSRNEEEFNSTASAPLPMTPAITRFIAHVESDSNVVKQVLEQRTGMPTRINP